One genomic segment of Flagellimonas marinaquae includes these proteins:
- the hemL gene encoding glutamate-1-semialdehyde 2,1-aminomutase, whose translation MIYQRSSALFAEAKKYIPGGVNSPVRAFKAVGGDPIFIKEAKGAYLYDADGNQLIDYIASWGPLILGHAYEPVINAVIEKAKKGTSFGTPTEIETELAKLAVSMVPNIDKIRFVNSGTEACMSAVRLARGYTGKDKIIKFAGCYHGHSDSFLIQAGSGAVTFGSPNSPGVTQGTAKDTLLADYNDLEGVKALVEANKGEIAAIILEPVAGNMGCIIPKDEFIKGLRELCTQEGILLLFDEVMTGFRLGKGGAQEALGINADIVMFGKVIGGGLPVGAFAARAEIMAHLAPEGPVYQAGTLSGNPLAMSAGLAMLTALNNQPEIFDSLAEKTEYLHKGIAETLTEKGVTHQINRYGSMISVHFTDEPVVDFASSAKGNNDTFKKYFHGMLENGVYLPPSAFESYFLNDALSYADLDKTIEAVGRVF comes from the coding sequence ATGATCTACCAACGAAGCAGTGCCTTGTTTGCAGAGGCCAAAAAATACATCCCCGGAGGGGTTAATTCACCAGTAAGAGCATTCAAAGCGGTAGGGGGCGACCCTATTTTTATCAAGGAGGCCAAAGGAGCGTATTTGTACGATGCCGATGGCAACCAACTTATCGATTACATTGCTTCGTGGGGGCCGCTTATTTTGGGTCATGCTTACGAACCGGTGATCAATGCTGTTATCGAAAAGGCCAAAAAGGGCACTTCCTTTGGAACGCCCACCGAAATCGAGACCGAACTTGCCAAACTGGCGGTGTCCATGGTACCCAATATCGATAAAATACGCTTTGTAAACAGTGGCACCGAAGCCTGTATGAGTGCGGTGCGCCTCGCGCGCGGGTACACGGGAAAGGACAAGATCATCAAGTTTGCGGGCTGCTATCACGGCCATTCGGATTCTTTTTTGATACAGGCCGGGAGCGGAGCCGTAACTTTTGGTAGTCCCAATAGTCCCGGGGTTACGCAGGGCACGGCCAAGGATACCCTATTGGCGGATTACAACGATTTGGAGGGCGTAAAAGCTTTGGTGGAAGCGAATAAGGGCGAAATTGCCGCGATTATTTTAGAACCTGTAGCGGGGAATATGGGCTGTATTATTCCTAAGGATGAATTTATAAAAGGCCTACGCGAACTCTGCACCCAAGAAGGTATTTTGTTGTTGTTTGATGAGGTCATGACGGGCTTTCGTCTTGGGAAAGGGGGCGCTCAGGAAGCCTTGGGCATTAATGCCGACATTGTAATGTTCGGAAAAGTGATTGGGGGCGGACTGCCCGTAGGGGCGTTTGCGGCCCGTGCCGAGATCATGGCGCATTTGGCGCCCGAAGGGCCGGTGTACCAAGCAGGTACCTTGAGCGGCAACCCTTTGGCGATGAGTGCCGGACTAGCCATGCTCACCGCGCTGAACAACCAACCTGAAATTTTTGACAGCCTTGCCGAAAAAACGGAATATTTGCACAAGGGCATTGCCGAGACCCTGACAGAAAAAGGTGTAACGCACCAAATTAACCGCTATGGCAGTATGATCTCCGTGCACTTTACGGACGAGCCTGTGGTGGATTTTGCCAGCTCGGCCAAGGGGAATAACGATACCTTTAAGAAATACTTCCACGGCATGTTGGAGAACGGGGTGTACTTACCGCCCTCTGCTTTTGAAAGCTACTTTTTAAACGATGCCCTTAGTTATGCTGATTTGGATAAAACGATTGAAGCGGTGGGGAGGGTTTTTTAA